From the Anopheles stephensi strain Indian chromosome X, UCI_ANSTEP_V1.0, whole genome shotgun sequence genome, the window GATTTTTTTGCAGCAAACCAAAATTCCCTACGAAAATCGTTTGGTCAACCTGGGCAAAGGTAGGTGGACCAGCGTGCAGGGAGATAAGCGTTAGCGGCAACACTAAGCACTGGGTATTGCAGGCGAACATCTTACCGACGAGTTTAAGGCGGTCAACCGGTTCCAGAAGGTACCGTGCATTACCGACAGCCAGATCCAGCTGGCCGAAAGTGTGGCCATCTTCCGGTATCTGTGCCGGGAGTATACGGTGCCGGATCACTGGTACCCGGCCGATTCACGGCGCCGGGCACTGGTGGACGAGTATCTCGAGTGGCAGCACCACAATACGCGTGCCGTGTGCGCCACCTACTTCCAGTACATGTGGTTGCGGCCGCGCATGTTCGGCAGCAAGATCGATCCGAAGCGGGCCGACCAGTACCGGACGCAGATGGAAACCTGTCTGGACTTTATCGAGCGCGAGTTTCTGGGCGGTGGTGCCCGCTTTATCGTCGGTGATGAGATTTCGGTGGCCGATCTGTTGGCTGCGTGCGAAATCGAGCAGCCGAGTAAGTGTGGCACctttgttgttttaatttattatatttCCACTTCAACGTTTTGTATTTGTATTGCTCTAGGAATGGCTGGTTACGATCCGTGCGATGGTCGCCCGAACATGGCGCAATGGATGGCGCGCGTCCGCGACTCAACGGCACCGTTCTACGATCAAGCGCACAAGTTTGTTAACAAAATTGCCCAAGATGCGGCCACCAAGCACAAGCTGTAAAAGGGGATGCCAACCAACATCGAAAAGGGCCATCGAGCATTTCAAAAACACACCCCTACCTACTACATTACATTTAGCTGGTTCAAATTTGCTTTATTCTACACACTGCACACTACGCTTTATGGATCATTTCTACATATTATTGATATACGACGCGTTTTTTTGATCAGCTTGTCCCGGAACAGCGATTCCTTGGCGGGCAGAATTTCATGCGTGTATTTGTATCGTGCCGTGTGTCTGGGGaacgaatggaaaaaagggaaatttaaTAAAGGTATTTAAGCATTCGATTGTT encodes:
- the LOC118517494 gene encoding glutathione S-transferase theta-1-like, with translation MSLYFLKRRQHKHSVVRRVRSTFAASGTNPTNNRASRMAKNLKYYYDLMSQPSRALWIFLQQTKIPYENRLVNLGKGEHLTDEFKAVNRFQKVPCITDSQIQLAESVAIFRYLCREYTVPDHWYPADSRRRALVDEYLEWQHHNTRAVCATYFQYMWLRPRMFGSKIDPKRADQYRTQMETCLDFIEREFLGGGARFIVGDEISVADLLAACEIEQPRMAGYDPCDGRPNMAQWMARVRDSTAPFYDQAHKFVNKIAQDAATKHKL